Genomic DNA from Blattabacterium cuenoti:
TGACCTCCTAATAACAAAGATTGAATACTAGAACATGATATATTTAATTTTTTTGATAAAAAAAATTTATATCTTGCAATATCTAATATTCCAGCCATTCCAATAACCTTTTTATAATCAATTTTTAATGTTATATAACTAACATAAGTCATTATATCAAGTGGATTAGAAACGATTATAAATTTTGCATTTGGAGAAAAAATTAATGAATTTTTTGCTGCAGAACATATAATTTTTGCATTTATATTTAATAAATCATCTCTATTCATTCCTTGTTTTCTTGTAATACCACAAGTAATAACTATTATATCTGAATTTTTTGATTTTGAATAATCATTAGTATATCCATATACTACTGTATCAGATTTAACAACACTTAACATTTGAGATATATCTAAACTTTTTCCTTCTGATACTCCTTTATTAATATCTAATAAAACAATTTGTTCTACTATATTTTTACAAGCTAATAGACAGGCACATTGTCCTCCTACATTTCCAGATCCTATAATAGTTACTTTCATATTTATATTTTTTTTGTCTATTAAATATAAATACAATATTTCATTATATTAGTAATGATCTTACGGAATTACAAAACAAATTATGAAAAAGGAAAAAGATTATCTCAATAAAGATAGTTTTTGTTATAGACATATAGGCCCCTCTATAGAGGATATTAGAAATATGTTATTAACACTAAAATGTTCTTCTATAAAAGATTTTATTAAAAAAACTATTCCTAAAGAAGTACTTATAAATAAAAAAATAAAAATTCCATCAGAAATATCTGAATACCAATATTTAACACACATAGATACAATTGGAAAAAAAAATAAAATATATAAATCATATATAGGATTAGGATACAAAAATACTATCACTCCAAGTGTTATACAAAGAAATATTCTAGAAAATCCTGGATGGTATACACCTTATACACCTTATCAATCTGAAATATCTCAAGGACGTATGGAAGCAT
This window encodes:
- a CDS encoding malate dehydrogenase yields the protein MKVTIIGSGNVGGQCACLLACKNIVEQIVLLDINKGVSEGKSLDISQMLSVVKSDTVVYGYTNDYSKSKNSDIIVITCGITRKQGMNRDDLLNINAKIICSAAKNSLIFSPNAKFIIVSNPLDIMTYVSYITLKIDYKKVIGMAGILDIARYKFFLSKKLNISCSSIQSLLLGGHGDKMVPLYRYSSIEGIPLKEFLTEKENEKIVSRTKKGGEEIVNYLGTSAWMAPSISIVEMIKSILKNSRKLFCCSALLNGEYDINNLFLGVPVILGKNGVERVIELKLNNKEFNLLHESANHIKKVINKLNI